One region of Gorilla gorilla gorilla isolate KB3781 chromosome 15, NHGRI_mGorGor1-v2.1_pri, whole genome shotgun sequence genomic DNA includes:
- the FITM1 gene encoding fat storage-inducing transmembrane protein 1: MERGLVVGAGPGARARIQALLGCLVKVLLWVASALLYFGSEQAARLLGSPCLRRLYHAWLAAVVIFGPLLQFHVNPRTIFASHGNFFNIKFVNSAWGWTCTFLGGFVLLVVFLATRRVAVTARHLSRLVVGAAVWRGAGRAFLLIEDLTGSCFEPLPQGLLLHELPDRRSCLAAGHQWRGYTVSSHTFLLTFCCLLMAEEAAVFAKYLAHGLPAGAPLRLVFLLNVLLLGLWNFLLLCTVIYFHQYTHKVVGAAVGTFAWYLTYGSWYHQPWSPGSPGHGLFPRPHSSRKHN, from the exons atGGAGCGGGGGCTGGTGGTGGGGGCAGGACCGGGGGCCAGGGCCCGAATCCAGGCACTGCTGGGCTGCCTGGTCAAGGTGCTGCTCTGGGTGGCCTCTGCCTTGCTGTACTTTGGAAGCGAACAAGCCGCCCGCCTTCTGGGCAGCCCCTGCTTACGGCGcctctaccatgcctggctggcagCAGTGGTCATCTTTGGGCCGCTTCTGCAGTTCCATGTCAACCCTCGGACTATCTTCGCCAGCCACGGCAACTTCTTCAACAT AAAATTTGTGAATTCAGCCTGGGGCTGGACATGCACCTTCTTAGGGGGCTTTGTGTTGCTGGTGGTGTTCCTGGCTACACGGCGCGTGGCAGTAACTGCCAGACACCTGAGCCGACTGGTGGTAGGGGCAGCCGTGTGGCGGGGAGCCGGCCGGGCCTTCCTGCTCATTGAGGACCTGACTGGCTCCTGCTTCGAGCCACTGCCCCAGGGTCTGCTGCTCCACGAGCTGCCTGACCGCCGCAGCTGCCTGGCGGCTGGCCACCAGTGGCGAGGCTACACCGTCTCCTCCCACACCTTCCTTCTCACCTTTTGCTGCCTGCTCATGGCAGAGGAAGCAGCTGTGTTCGCCAAGTACCTGGCCCATGGGCTTCCTGCCGGCGCCCCACTGCGCCTTGTCTTCCTGCTGAACGTGCTGCTGCTGGGCCTCTGGAACTTCTTGCTGCTCTGTACCGTCATCTATTTCCACCAGTACACTCACAAGGTGGTGGGCGCCGCAGTGGGCACCTTCGCCTGGTACCTCACCTATGGCAGCTGGTATCATCAGCCCTGGTCTCCAGGGAGCCCAGGCCATGGGCTCTTCCCCCGTCCCCACTCCAGCCGCAAGcataactga